From the Chloroflexus aurantiacus J-10-fl genome, one window contains:
- a CDS encoding ABC transporter permease translates to MLRYLRLFVLFVHNSLQIALEYRVNFLTSLFQSVLWLLWGVLGTLVFFQFTGTLGGWTLPQALLVVGMFRIFEGLIDGIMRPNITRIVEHIQKGTLDFVLVKPVDSQFMASLRQINLMVLPDFLVGFGLIIYGLWLGQIWPTPFQLLAFLFLLACGMVIAYAIWMLLVTTAFWLVQVENVTELLTAIYETGRFPVTAYSQWLRLVLTFVIPIAFLTTFPAAALIGLLDPFYLLLAPIIAGILLLASRAFWRVGLRSYTSASS, encoded by the coding sequence ATGCTGCGCTATCTCCGCCTGTTTGTTCTCTTTGTGCATAACAGTTTACAAATCGCGCTAGAGTATCGGGTCAACTTTTTGACCTCGCTCTTCCAAAGTGTGCTCTGGTTGTTGTGGGGTGTGCTGGGCACGCTGGTCTTTTTTCAATTTACCGGTACCCTCGGTGGCTGGACGCTGCCCCAGGCGCTGCTGGTGGTCGGCATGTTCCGCATTTTTGAGGGTTTGATTGACGGGATCATGCGGCCCAACATCACCCGGATCGTAGAACACATTCAAAAGGGAACGCTGGATTTTGTGCTGGTGAAGCCGGTTGATAGCCAGTTTATGGCGTCCCTGCGCCAGATCAATCTGATGGTGTTGCCTGATTTTCTGGTCGGCTTCGGTCTGATTATCTACGGTCTCTGGCTTGGTCAAATCTGGCCGACGCCATTCCAGCTCCTTGCCTTCCTCTTCTTGCTGGCCTGCGGTATGGTGATCGCGTATGCGATCTGGATGTTGCTGGTCACCACCGCCTTCTGGCTGGTACAGGTCGAGAATGTCACCGAGCTGCTCACTGCGATCTATGAAACCGGTCGTTTTCCGGTGACAGCGTACAGCCAGTGGTTGCGTCTGGTGCTGACCTTCGTGATTCCGATTGCCTTTTTGACCACCTTTCCGGCGGCAGCCTTAATCGGCTTACTCGATCCCTTCTATCTGTTACTGGCGCCGATTATCGCCGGTATCCTCTTGCTGGCGTCACGCGCTTTCTGGCGGGTTGGTCTGCGCTCGTATACCAGCGCTTCGTCGTAG
- the hflX gene encoding GTPase HflX, whose amino-acid sequence MRTHDGKRLYPTAVPRRRALLVGAEIASMRSPWPVEDSLDELALLAQTAELEVVGRIFQRLPEPQPKFFIGPGKVKEVAALREQTQADLIVFDDELSPAQTRNLEEELQTQVIDRTGLILDIFARHARTHEGRLQVELAQYQYLLPRLRRQWTHLERQAGTGGTAAGGVVGLRGPGETQLEIDRRLIERRIAWLKDQLADVHRHRELYRQRRRQTGIPVIALVGYTNAGKSTLLNAMTGADVLAEDKLFATLDPTTRQVLLPGNIVALMTDTVGFIQKLPPQLVAAFRATLEEIEEADLLLHVVDVTHRNAQEHAQTVEQTLRELGVDHKPVLTVLNKIDLLEGATAEDVGQIAAEMGLPTDIVAVSAQRGWGLQTLGERIVAMLAQRMVRVDAYIPYQRNDLVALWRQRGVIEVEEFEGDGAHIVGRLPPALAPQFARFARSSL is encoded by the coding sequence TTGCGCACCCACGACGGAAAACGCTTATACCCAACGGCTGTACCACGCCGACGCGCATTGCTGGTGGGGGCTGAAATTGCCAGCATGCGCAGTCCCTGGCCGGTCGAAGACTCGCTCGATGAGCTGGCGTTGCTCGCGCAGACGGCGGAGCTAGAGGTGGTCGGTCGTATTTTCCAACGTCTGCCCGAACCACAACCAAAGTTTTTCATCGGCCCCGGTAAGGTCAAAGAGGTGGCTGCGTTGCGCGAGCAGACGCAGGCCGACCTGATCGTGTTCGATGATGAACTCAGTCCGGCGCAGACCCGTAACCTCGAAGAAGAGCTTCAGACCCAGGTCATTGATCGCACGGGGTTGATTCTGGATATCTTTGCCCGCCATGCGCGTACTCACGAAGGGCGGCTTCAGGTTGAGCTGGCGCAGTACCAGTATCTGCTGCCGCGTCTGCGTCGTCAGTGGACGCACCTTGAACGTCAGGCCGGTACCGGTGGTACGGCGGCAGGTGGTGTGGTTGGTCTCCGTGGCCCTGGTGAGACGCAGCTTGAAATTGACCGCCGGTTGATCGAGCGGCGGATTGCGTGGTTGAAAGATCAGTTGGCCGATGTTCACCGCCACCGGGAATTGTACCGCCAGCGCCGGCGGCAAACCGGTATTCCGGTGATTGCCCTTGTTGGCTATACCAACGCCGGCAAGAGCACGCTGCTTAATGCAATGACCGGGGCTGACGTGCTGGCAGAGGATAAGCTGTTCGCCACGCTCGACCCAACCACCCGCCAGGTGCTGTTGCCCGGCAATATTGTGGCGTTGATGACCGATACGGTCGGTTTCATCCAGAAGCTCCCGCCGCAGCTCGTGGCTGCGTTTCGGGCTACGCTGGAGGAGATCGAGGAGGCGGATCTCCTGCTGCACGTGGTTGATGTCACGCATCGCAATGCCCAGGAACACGCCCAAACGGTTGAGCAGACGCTGCGGGAGTTGGGGGTGGATCACAAGCCGGTTTTGACCGTGCTCAATAAGATTGACTTGCTCGAAGGGGCGACGGCGGAGGATGTCGGGCAGATTGCGGCTGAGATGGGTTTGCCAACCGATATTGTCGCTGTTTCGGCCCAACGAGGGTGGGGGCTGCAAACGTTGGGTGAGCGCATTGTGGCGATGCTGGCCCAGCGTATGGTGCGGGTTGATGCCTATATTCCCTACCAGCGGAACGATCTGGTTGCGCTCTGGCGGCAGCGCGGCGTTATTGAGGTGGAGGAGTTTGAGGGTGATGGTGCCCATATCGTCGGGCGCTTGCCTCCGGCGCTCGCTCCCCAGTTTGCCCGCTTTGCCCGTAGCTCGTTGTGA
- a CDS encoding cryptochrome/photolyase family protein, whose amino-acid sequence MTLAHESVWILGDQLSPHHPGLVAGRRVVMIESLARLNQRPYHRRKLVLIISAMRHYAGELRAAGYEVDLRSAPDFLSGLRDHVATFGVRHLICMAAAEYDTRQFQQRLEHDLGIPVTMLPNTLFLVERHPPTRSPALMEPFYRAMRRQTGLLIEPDGEPTGGVWNLDHENRRRYDGRPVPAPVRFPADTITQQVIADLARSCPNAIGSADDFDLPVTRAQALVALDDFIAHRLADFGPFEDAMSADHDLLFHSQLSPLLNIGLLDPLETATAAVAAYHAGKAPLASVEGFVRQIIGWREYIYYRYWELMPDLLSANAWQAERPLPGWYWHGETRMHCLSCVIKKVLRSGYCHHIERLMVLCNFALLAGIRPQEVNAWFLECYIDAYEWVVTPNVIGMGLNADGGRTATKPYLASAAYIDKMSDYCRGCFYDRKARIGPRACPFNTLYWHFLIVHEATLRANPRLGPAVLGLRRITEAERQAIMAQAATILAQIEAL is encoded by the coding sequence ATGACTCTTGCGCACGAATCGGTCTGGATACTCGGTGATCAACTCAGCCCCCACCATCCCGGTCTGGTAGCCGGAAGGCGGGTCGTGATGATCGAGTCGCTGGCCCGTCTCAATCAGCGACCGTATCACCGCCGCAAACTTGTGCTCATCATCAGTGCAATGCGTCATTATGCCGGCGAGTTACGCGCCGCCGGGTATGAGGTTGATCTGCGCTCTGCGCCGGATTTTCTCAGCGGGTTGCGCGATCATGTTGCGACCTTCGGGGTGCGCCATTTGATCTGCATGGCTGCCGCCGAGTACGACACCCGCCAGTTTCAACAACGCCTGGAACACGATCTGGGCATTCCCGTCACCATGCTACCCAATACCCTCTTCCTGGTGGAACGCCACCCGCCGACCCGTTCACCGGCACTGATGGAGCCATTCTACCGGGCAATGCGTCGACAGACCGGTCTGTTGATCGAGCCAGATGGCGAACCGACCGGCGGTGTCTGGAATCTCGATCACGAAAACCGGCGGCGCTACGATGGTCGTCCGGTTCCAGCACCGGTACGTTTTCCGGCAGATACGATCACGCAGCAGGTGATTGCCGATCTGGCGCGCAGTTGTCCGAATGCCATCGGTTCAGCGGATGATTTTGATCTGCCGGTAACGCGAGCGCAGGCGCTGGTTGCACTTGACGATTTTATCGCGCATCGGCTCGCCGACTTTGGCCCGTTTGAAGATGCGATGAGTGCCGATCACGACCTGCTCTTCCACTCCCAGCTCTCGCCGCTGCTCAACATTGGCCTGCTCGATCCGCTGGAGACAGCAACTGCCGCTGTAGCGGCGTATCACGCGGGCAAAGCTCCGCTGGCGTCGGTCGAAGGTTTTGTACGGCAGATTATCGGCTGGCGTGAATACATCTACTACCGTTACTGGGAATTGATGCCCGATTTGTTGTCGGCTAATGCATGGCAGGCAGAACGACCGTTGCCGGGCTGGTACTGGCATGGCGAAACACGGATGCACTGTTTAAGCTGCGTAATCAAGAAGGTATTACGCAGCGGTTATTGCCATCATATCGAGCGGCTGATGGTGCTGTGCAACTTTGCGCTGCTGGCCGGAATCCGTCCCCAAGAGGTAAACGCCTGGTTTCTCGAATGCTACATTGATGCGTATGAGTGGGTTGTCACGCCCAACGTGATCGGCATGGGCTTGAATGCCGATGGCGGACGGACTGCGACCAAGCCTTACCTTGCCAGTGCAGCGTATATTGACAAGATGAGTGACTACTGTCGGGGATGTTTTTATGACCGTAAAGCGCGTATCGGGCCACGCGCATGCCCATTCAATACGCTGTACTGGCATTTTCTGATTGTGCATGAAGCCACACTTCGTGCCAATCCACGGCTGGGGCCGGCAGTACTCGGCCTGCGCCGGATCACTGAAGCGGAGCGCCAGGCGATTATGGCTCAAGCGGCGACCATTCTGGCGCAGATCGAAGCACTGTGA
- a CDS encoding alpha/beta hydrolase family protein: protein MLTVSDYLAQPVVSPDVSIRYGDHPDQFGDLYLPAQVHPAPVVMMIHGGCWQAAYPLTPLGECCAALRARGYAVWNLEYRRLGNGGGWPSTFLDVAAGADHLRVLAEHYPLDLNRVVVVGHSAGGHLALWLATRPKLPPTSPLYIPHPLPVHGVVALAAVADLRRGVTATACGTACLELIDNEESRCAEASPHARLPLDIPHYHLVGGDDPIVPASYVAAFVDAARQAGDLAHLTIVPKCGHFELTTPHSQAWQTVVQTIDKACSLNRS from the coding sequence ATGCTGACAGTAAGCGATTATCTGGCGCAACCGGTTGTTTCGCCTGACGTTAGTATTCGCTACGGAGATCACCCCGATCAGTTTGGCGATCTGTATTTGCCTGCACAGGTACACCCGGCGCCGGTCGTGATGATGATTCATGGCGGCTGCTGGCAGGCCGCTTACCCCCTCACCCCGCTTGGTGAGTGTTGTGCAGCGTTACGCGCACGCGGTTATGCCGTGTGGAATCTGGAGTACCGTCGGCTGGGGAATGGTGGCGGGTGGCCGTCCACGTTTCTTGACGTTGCTGCCGGTGCCGATCATCTGCGGGTATTGGCGGAACACTATCCGCTCGACCTGAATCGGGTCGTGGTTGTTGGCCATTCAGCCGGCGGACATCTGGCACTCTGGCTGGCTACGCGGCCAAAACTTCCTCCCACCAGCCCATTGTACATCCCCCATCCGTTACCGGTACACGGTGTGGTGGCACTGGCGGCAGTTGCCGATCTACGCCGGGGTGTCACCGCTACGGCCTGTGGCACTGCCTGTCTGGAACTGATCGACAACGAAGAATCACGCTGCGCTGAAGCATCACCTCACGCACGTCTACCACTCGACATACCACACTATCACCTCGTGGGTGGTGATGACCCGATTGTACCGGCCTCGTATGTGGCGGCTTTTGTTGACGCCGCCCGTCAGGCTGGCGATCTGGCACACCTGACTATCGTGCCCAAATGTGGCCACTTTGAACTCACGACACCCCATAGTCAGGCATGGCAAACCGTCGTGCAGACGATTGACAAGGCATGTTCCCTAAATCGGTCTTAA
- the serS gene encoding serine--tRNA ligase, which yields MLDIKLIREQPDEVKRRLARCGVDGAVVDQVLAFDEQRRRLIYEVETRKAERNTVSKQIGAMKDPAERQAKIDAMRQLGDEIAALDRQLAEVEEQQRAVMLEIRNLPHPDVPDGVDDRDNVVIYQEGEERQLPFPARPHWELGEALGIIDFERGVKLAGSRFYVMRGAGARLQRAVIQWLIDLHLEQGYQEVYTPFVVKESVLWASGQLPKFRDNLYRDEESGLWLVPTAEVPLTSLYADEILDASQLPIYHVAYTPCFRKEQLSAGRDVRGIKRGHQFDKVEMYMFVTPDQSYQALEKLRRDAEECARRLGLPFRTKLLCTGDLGFGSTKTYDIEVWAPGVGEWLEVSSCSNVEAFQARRANLRYRPEPGAKPEFLHTLNGSGLGLPRTIIAIMENYQQEDGSILIPEVLRPYMGGMERIGP from the coding sequence ATGCTTGACATTAAACTCATTCGTGAACAACCCGATGAAGTAAAACGCCGGCTCGCTCGTTGTGGGGTTGATGGGGCAGTCGTCGATCAGGTGCTGGCTTTTGATGAACAACGCCGACGCCTGATTTATGAGGTGGAGACGCGCAAAGCTGAGCGTAATACCGTCTCGAAGCAGATTGGTGCGATGAAAGACCCGGCTGAGCGGCAGGCAAAGATAGATGCGATGCGCCAGTTGGGTGATGAAATCGCCGCGCTCGACCGGCAACTGGCCGAGGTGGAAGAGCAGCAGCGGGCAGTGATGCTCGAAATTCGCAATCTGCCCCATCCTGATGTTCCCGATGGGGTTGATGATCGCGACAATGTGGTGATCTATCAGGAGGGTGAAGAGCGGCAGTTGCCCTTCCCGGCCCGTCCGCACTGGGAATTGGGTGAAGCGTTAGGCATCATCGATTTTGAACGCGGGGTGAAGCTGGCCGGTTCCCGTTTCTACGTGATGCGTGGGGCAGGCGCCCGCCTTCAGCGCGCTGTTATTCAGTGGTTGATCGATCTGCACCTGGAACAGGGTTACCAGGAAGTGTACACACCCTTTGTGGTCAAAGAGTCGGTGTTGTGGGCATCAGGTCAGTTGCCGAAGTTCCGCGATAACCTCTACCGCGACGAAGAGTCGGGTTTATGGCTGGTGCCAACGGCAGAAGTTCCGTTGACCAGTCTCTACGCCGATGAAATCCTCGACGCGAGTCAGTTGCCGATCTATCACGTTGCCTATACGCCCTGTTTCCGCAAAGAGCAGCTTAGCGCCGGGCGTGATGTGCGTGGTATCAAGCGCGGCCATCAGTTCGACAAGGTTGAGATGTATATGTTCGTGACGCCTGATCAGAGCTATCAGGCGCTCGAAAAACTGCGCCGCGATGCTGAAGAGTGTGCCCGCCGGTTAGGATTGCCGTTCCGCACTAAACTGCTCTGTACCGGCGATCTCGGTTTTGGTTCAACCAAGACCTACGACATTGAAGTTTGGGCGCCGGGTGTGGGCGAATGGCTTGAAGTCAGTTCGTGCTCGAATGTGGAAGCATTTCAGGCCCGACGCGCCAATTTGCGCTACCGACCTGAACCGGGAGCAAAGCCTGAGTTTTTACACACGCTGAACGGTTCAGGATTGGGGTTACCGCGCACAATCATCGCGATTATGGAGAATTATCAGCAGGAAGACGGAAGTATCCTGATACCTGAGGTGTTACGGCCATATATGGGTGGTATGGAACGGATCGGGCCATAA
- a CDS encoding NUDIX hydrolase, producing MPYTPILATLGYVLSPDRQSVLMVHRNARPGDQHLGKYNGLGGKLERDEEIVAGIQRELFEEAGITALELTLRGTVSWPGFGKHGEDWFAFIFLITRFAGEPPPSNEEGTLEWVPLQRVMHLPLWPGDRFFLPLVFDDDPRPFHGVMPYANGQPVAWNFSRIGTG from the coding sequence ATGCCCTACACACCAATTCTGGCCACACTTGGTTATGTGCTATCGCCCGACCGGCAATCGGTCTTGATGGTTCATCGCAATGCCCGTCCCGGTGATCAACATTTAGGTAAGTATAACGGCCTGGGTGGTAAGCTCGAACGCGATGAAGAGATTGTTGCCGGTATCCAGCGCGAATTGTTTGAAGAAGCCGGCATTACTGCGCTCGAATTGACATTGCGAGGTACAGTAAGCTGGCCGGGGTTCGGCAAACATGGTGAAGACTGGTTTGCGTTTATCTTCTTAATCACTCGTTTCGCCGGCGAGCCGCCACCATCTAATGAAGAAGGCACTCTTGAATGGGTACCGCTCCAGCGTGTCATGCACCTTCCCCTGTGGCCGGGTGATCGATTTTTTCTCCCGCTGGTCTTCGATGACGATCCGCGTCCATTCCATGGCGTGATGCCTTATGCGAACGGTCAACCGGTGGCCTGGAACTTCTCCCGGATCGGTACGGGCTAA
- a CDS encoding NUDIX domain-containing protein — translation MREWLLSTTYQFLINMRFVAWRVLRPRAIGVRVIVQQGDSFLLVRHRGGAAPWGLPGGAIDRGETPADAARREALEESGCPVTITALHGVFHYLADGLSDYIIVFTAAAEGPPVPPTGDLEICDARFFHPDQLPAGVEAGSARRIAEARRGERGIFASW, via the coding sequence ATGCGCGAATGGTTACTTTCGACGACCTACCAGTTTCTGATAAATATGCGGTTTGTTGCCTGGCGTGTCCTTCGTCCGCGTGCAATTGGTGTGCGGGTGATTGTACAGCAGGGTGATTCATTTTTGCTAGTGCGGCATCGCGGAGGAGCAGCGCCGTGGGGATTGCCCGGCGGTGCTATTGACCGGGGTGAGACGCCTGCCGATGCTGCCCGTCGTGAAGCGCTGGAAGAGAGTGGCTGCCCGGTCACCATCACGGCGCTGCATGGGGTCTTTCATTATCTGGCAGACGGTCTGAGCGATTATATTATTGTATTTACGGCAGCAGCCGAGGGGCCGCCGGTGCCGCCAACCGGCGATCTGGAGATTTGTGATGCGCGCTTCTTTCATCCCGATCAGTTGCCCGCAGGCGTGGAAGCCGGTAGTGCGCGGCGGATTGCCGAGGCGCGGCGTGGCGAACGTGGAATCTTTGCATCCTGGTAG
- the radA gene encoding DNA repair protein RadA: MAKTRTVFVCQQCGAQQSRWMGKCPECGAWDSLVEQIVTPARGTGGQRAATVGQNQPIRLRDVPLTDFQRLPVYAEEFARVLGGGLVPGSVVLIGGDPGVGKSTLLGQVAAHFAASVGPALYVSAEESAQQIRLRAERLGLTADDLFLLAETSLDLIIEHIRHLRPRLVIVDSIQTVYLPELTSAAGSVSQVREGALRLMQLAKETAIPIVLVGHVTKEGAIAGPRVLEHIVDVVLYLEGDRFHQFRLLRGGKNRFGSTNEVGVFEMTGDGLREVRNPSQVFLAERNTQSPGSTVTVTLEGTRPLLVEVQALTSHTGNAQPRRTTNGFDLNRLLMLTAVLSKRVGLPLFNQDLYVNIVGGLRIGEPAADLAVALAIASSYRNQRIDPDLVCLGEIGLSGELRSVSQLERRLSEAAKLGFRRAIVPAHSTPDRADGLTITPVRSLSEAVELLTRKGIASSSSPAIEQG, from the coding sequence ATGGCGAAAACACGTACTGTCTTCGTTTGTCAACAATGTGGTGCTCAGCAGAGTCGCTGGATGGGGAAGTGTCCTGAATGCGGCGCGTGGGACAGTCTGGTTGAGCAGATTGTTACGCCTGCCCGTGGCACAGGCGGTCAGCGGGCTGCTACTGTCGGCCAGAATCAACCGATCCGACTGCGCGATGTTCCCCTGACCGACTTTCAGCGGCTGCCCGTCTACGCCGAGGAGTTTGCCCGTGTACTCGGTGGTGGTCTGGTACCCGGCTCGGTGGTGTTGATCGGTGGCGACCCTGGAGTAGGAAAATCAACGCTGCTCGGTCAGGTAGCGGCCCATTTTGCGGCCAGCGTGGGGCCGGCCCTTTACGTGAGTGCCGAAGAGTCGGCGCAACAGATTCGGTTACGCGCCGAACGATTAGGATTAACCGCCGATGACCTCTTTCTCCTGGCCGAAACATCACTTGATCTGATTATTGAACATATCCGTCATTTACGGCCACGACTGGTGATCGTCGACTCGATCCAGACGGTCTATCTCCCCGAATTAACCAGCGCAGCCGGTAGTGTCTCGCAGGTACGCGAGGGTGCCCTTCGCCTGATGCAACTGGCGAAAGAGACTGCCATTCCGATTGTGCTGGTTGGTCACGTAACGAAAGAGGGAGCCATCGCCGGCCCACGTGTCCTCGAACACATTGTTGATGTCGTGCTCTACCTCGAAGGCGACCGGTTTCACCAGTTTCGCCTGTTACGCGGGGGCAAAAATCGCTTCGGTAGCACGAATGAAGTGGGCGTCTTTGAAATGACCGGTGATGGTCTGCGTGAGGTGCGTAATCCGTCGCAGGTCTTTCTCGCCGAACGGAATACGCAAAGCCCTGGTTCGACGGTGACCGTGACGCTAGAGGGAACACGTCCGTTACTGGTAGAAGTACAGGCGTTGACCTCCCATACCGGGAATGCCCAACCTCGTCGTACCACCAATGGCTTTGATCTCAATCGCCTGCTCATGCTGACAGCCGTGCTCTCCAAACGAGTAGGGCTGCCGTTATTCAATCAAGACCTTTATGTCAACATTGTCGGTGGTCTGCGTATCGGTGAACCGGCAGCCGATCTGGCAGTTGCACTGGCGATTGCGTCCTCATACCGCAACCAGCGGATTGATCCCGATCTGGTCTGCCTTGGTGAAATCGGGTTGTCAGGCGAACTGCGTAGTGTCAGTCAGCTTGAGCGTCGCCTGAGCGAAGCAGCAAAGCTGGGATTTCGGCGAGCAATTGTGCCCGCACACTCCACGCCTGACCGGGCAGACGGTCTCACCATCACACCGGTACGCTCACTATCCGAAGCGGTCGAACTCCTCACCCGCAAAGGAATAGCTTCGTCATCCTCGCCAGCCATCGAACAAGGGTGA
- a CDS encoding PIN/TRAM domain-containing protein, translated as MRLSLDLIVRLFGFSWMAYLGFWVGHSLSGPTPNSDQVLATLLLTLAGGGLGLILAPRIIADPLRSLFRQARTIPLHEVVLITIGISIGGVLGALFTVPLAMLPAPYGNLLPGIVTAIMVYFGAAILYLRKREFVDLVNRWRQPRSQPPSPPQSLHSESPSALPSTRRYLLDTSAIIDGRIAAVVRTGFMEGSLLIPSFVLTELQMLADSNDDLRRQKGRRGLELLNQMQQSSPLPIEIVSHDVPDSLRVDDKLIELARQYHCPIITNDYNLNRVAGLQGVTVLSINQLSDALRPPVMQDQRLQVLIRNEGNTRQQGVGYLDDGTPVIVENARHLIGHTIEVVVTRIHQTQTGRLVFAIPVEET; from the coding sequence ATGAGACTAAGTCTCGATCTTATTGTGCGTTTATTCGGTTTTAGTTGGATGGCCTATCTGGGGTTTTGGGTTGGTCATTCACTCTCCGGCCCAACACCAAATTCCGATCAAGTACTTGCCACCCTGCTCCTCACCCTTGCCGGTGGTGGTCTTGGCCTGATTCTGGCCCCGCGTATCATCGCCGACCCACTTCGTTCCCTCTTTCGTCAGGCACGCACTATACCGTTGCACGAAGTTGTTCTGATCACGATAGGGATTAGTATTGGTGGCGTTCTCGGTGCATTGTTCACAGTGCCGCTGGCCATGCTACCGGCACCGTATGGCAATCTGTTGCCGGGCATTGTGACGGCGATCATGGTCTACTTTGGCGCTGCGATCCTTTATTTACGCAAACGTGAGTTTGTTGATCTGGTGAACCGCTGGCGACAGCCACGCTCACAGCCGCCCTCTCCCCCCCAGTCTTTACATTCCGAATCTCCCTCTGCGCTCCCATCGACACGCCGCTACCTGCTTGATACCAGTGCGATTATCGACGGCCGGATTGCAGCCGTGGTGCGCACCGGGTTTATGGAAGGATCGCTCCTGATCCCCTCGTTTGTGTTGACCGAGTTGCAAATGCTGGCCGACTCCAACGATGACTTACGGCGACAGAAGGGCCGTCGTGGGCTTGAGTTGCTCAATCAGATGCAACAATCATCACCATTGCCGATTGAAATTGTCAGTCACGATGTTCCCGACTCCCTGCGTGTTGATGACAAGTTAATCGAATTAGCCCGGCAGTATCACTGTCCAATTATTACCAACGACTATAATCTCAATCGGGTTGCCGGTTTGCAGGGAGTAACTGTCTTGAGCATCAATCAGTTGAGCGACGCTCTTCGCCCACCGGTCATGCAGGATCAGCGACTTCAGGTGTTGATCCGCAACGAAGGCAATACCCGCCAGCAAGGGGTCGGCTATCTTGATGACGGAACACCAGTGATCGTTGAGAATGCCCGACATCTTATCGGCCACACCATTGAGGTTGTAGTCACTCGTATCCATCAAACCCAAACTGGACGTCTGGTCTTTGCAATTCCGGTAGAGGAAACCTGA
- the dtd gene encoding D-aminoacyl-tRNA deacylase yields the protein MRAVIQRVREASVTVAGEVVGAIGNGLLILLGVCHTDTAEDVELLAEKIAQLRIFSDHEGKFNLSLLDVGGAALVVSQFTLYADTRKGRRPSFTAAARPEIAAPLVDAFAAALRARNIPVATGVFGAMMQVALINDGPVTLVIDSAELRLPRRAGSRVDS from the coding sequence ATGCGCGCAGTCATTCAGCGAGTCCGTGAAGCATCTGTCACCGTCGCGGGTGAAGTAGTAGGAGCGATTGGCAATGGCCTGTTGATCCTGCTCGGCGTGTGCCATACCGATACAGCGGAAGATGTAGAGTTGCTGGCAGAGAAGATTGCTCAGCTGCGGATTTTCAGCGATCACGAGGGGAAGTTTAATCTCTCGCTGCTCGATGTTGGTGGGGCCGCGCTGGTCGTATCGCAGTTTACCCTTTATGCCGACACGCGCAAGGGTCGTCGTCCAAGCTTCACGGCGGCTGCCCGGCCTGAGATTGCTGCGCCGCTGGTTGATGCTTTTGCCGCTGCACTCCGGGCACGTAACATCCCGGTTGCTACCGGTGTCTTCGGCGCTATGATGCAGGTCGCTCTGATCAACGACGGCCCCGTTACCCTGGTCATCGACAGCGCCGAACTACGCCTGCCGCGGCGAGCCGGTAGCAGAGTCGATAGTTAG
- a CDS encoding MgtC/SapB family protein codes for MGLELIRIMGPFDANLLGRLLLTLVLSGLVGLERSGHERASGFRPHILVGIGACLVTMAGAYGFAELSSERDALRVASYVVSGIGFMGAGAILRHGTTVRGLTTAATLWGCAGIGITVAVGLGWLAIAGTLLFLFTLTVLEWFERRLNFGGPISRLRIHLRDDSRSVGKALDALVRLGVPVKRATVLPGAGTSALLDVELARTLSAEQAPLLARQLLTLKKYVVQVETAITPLDEPTTMDESDEVQKDDTIVPLNLKDATLLRDLNDPDEAVPGSQTERSR; via the coding sequence ATGGGACTCGAGCTTATACGGATCATGGGGCCTTTTGATGCCAATCTGTTAGGTCGACTGCTGCTGACACTGGTACTGTCAGGGCTGGTGGGCCTCGAACGTTCTGGACACGAGCGGGCAAGTGGCTTTCGGCCACACATTCTGGTCGGGATTGGTGCCTGTCTGGTCACAATGGCCGGTGCTTATGGCTTTGCCGAGTTGAGTAGCGAACGTGATGCCCTACGTGTGGCAAGCTATGTGGTCTCAGGGATTGGCTTTATGGGTGCAGGCGCAATTCTGCGCCATGGAACCACTGTACGCGGCCTGACAACGGCGGCGACGTTGTGGGGATGCGCAGGGATCGGTATCACTGTTGCCGTCGGTCTGGGATGGCTTGCCATTGCTGGGACGTTGCTCTTTTTATTCACCCTTACGGTTCTTGAATGGTTTGAAAGGCGACTCAACTTTGGCGGGCCGATCAGTCGTCTGCGCATTCATCTGCGCGATGATAGTCGGTCAGTTGGCAAGGCACTTGATGCACTTGTTCGCCTCGGAGTGCCGGTGAAACGGGCGACGGTTCTTCCCGGGGCTGGTACTTCCGCCTTACTGGACGTTGAGCTGGCGCGTACCTTGAGCGCGGAGCAGGCACCGCTGCTTGCACGGCAACTCCTGACGCTTAAGAAGTATGTTGTCCAGGTCGAAACGGCGATTACGCCGCTAGATGAACCGACGACGATGGATGAAAGCGACGAGGTTCAGAAGGATGATACGATTGTACCGCTCAACCTGAAAGATGCGACGTTGCTCCGCGATCTGAATGATCCTGATGAAGCTGTTCCTGGGTCGCAAACTGAGCGGAGCCGCTGA